Below is a window of Streptomyces sp. WMMB303 DNA.
GCCCTCGCTGTTCGAGACGGGTCCGGTACCGCTGCCGGACGGCGTGGATCCACTGGAGGCCCTGCTGGAGGTGTACGCGGCACAGCTGGACCGGACGGCACGGGTGCCGTATCCGGAGCGGATGCGGCTCCTGCTGGCCGGGGAGTCCGCGGGGACGCTGGTGGCCGGGGAGATGACTCAGGCGGGGCTGCCCTGGAGCGCGGAGATCCACCGGGAGCTGCTGGAGGAACTGCTGGGCGAACGATACGCGGGCAACGGGCTGCCGAGGCGCCTGGTGGAGCTGGAGGAGGAGATCTCGCAGGCGTTCGGTCCCGGCGAGCGGGTACGTCCCGACCTTGCCGCGGAGGTGCTGCAGGCGTTCGCCCGCGCGGGGGTCCGGTTGGAGTCCACGCGGGCCTGGGAGCTGCGGAAGGTGGACCATCCGGCGGTCGAGCCGCTGCTGCGCTACAAGAAGCTGTACCGCCTCTACACCGCGCACGGCTGGAGCTGGCTGCGCTCCTGGGTGCGGGACGGCCGCTTCCACGCCGCGTACGTGCCCGGCGGCGCGGCCTCCGGCCGCTGGACCACCAACGGAGGCGGTGCGCTGCAGATTCCGAAGGTGGTGCGAAGGGCCGTGGTCGCCGACCCGGGGCATCTGCTGGTGGTGGCCGACGCCGACCAGCTGGAGCCACGGGTGCTCGCGGCCGTCTCCCGGGACCCGGGGCTGATGGCGGTGGCGAGCAGCGGGCAGGACCTGTACTCGGCGCTGTCGCAGCGGGCCTTCGCGGGCGACCGCGACCGCGCCAAGCTCGCGGTGCTGGGCGCGGTCTACGGCCAGACCAGCGGTGACGGCCTGCGCAACCTCGCCGCGTTGCGGAAGCGGTTCCCCGCCGCGGTCTCCTATGTGGACGAGGCGGCCCGCGCGGGAGAGGAGGGCCGCCTCGTCCGCACCCATCTGGGCCGTACCTCCCCGCCCGTGGGCCGCGGCGGGGACGAGGACGCGGGCGGCACCGGGCCCGAGGCGGGCGCGGAGGCGTCCGGTCCACGGGAGGGTGCCCCCGGGAGCGCGGCGGGCGCCGCGCGGGCCCGGGGCCGCTTCACCCGGAACTTCGTGGTCCAGGGCAGTGCGGCGGACTGGGCGGTGCTGATGCTCGCGGCGCTGCGCCGGCGCCTCCTGCCCCTCGCCGCCGAACTGGTGTTCTTTCAGCACGACGAGGTCATCGTGCACTGTCCCGCCGAGGAGGCGCCCCGGGTGCGGGAGGCCATCACGGCGGCCGCCGAGGAGGCCGGCGTCGCCGCGTTCGGGCCGACTCCCGTACGTTTCGCCTTCACCACCGCCGCGGTGGAGTGCTACGCCGATGCCAAGTGACCGGGCAGAACCGGGCCCCGTGGCACGGCGGCGAGCGCCGGGGCGCGTGTCGGGGGACGATCGAGGGGTGCGGCCGGGCCGACCGGCGCGGGAGCCCCGCGCGGGCGCTCGCGGCGCACGGAAGCTTCCCCGTCCGAAAGGTGTGGCCATGACAGCGTCGGCGCGGATCGGTGTCACCGGATTGGCCGTCATGGGGCGCAACCTCGCCCGGAACTTCGCCCGGAACGGCTTCACGGTCGCCCTGCACAACCGCACCGAGGCGCGGACCACGGAGCTGATGGACGAGTTCGGCCACGAGGGCGACTTCGTACCGGCCGGCTCCGCACGGGAGTGCGTCGCGGCCCTGCGGCGGCCCCGCTGTCTGGTGGTGATGGTCAAGGCGGGCGAGCCCACGGACGCGGTCCTCGAGGAGTTCGCCGAGCTGCTGGAGCCCGGCGACATCCTCGTCGACGGAGGGAATGCGCACTTCGAGGACACCCGCAGGCGGGAGGCCGCGCTGCGGGAGCGCGGCATCCACTTCGTGGGCACGGGCATCTCCGGCGGCGAGGAAGGTGCCCTGCTGGGCCCGAGCATCATGCCGGGCGGCTCGGACGAGTCCTGGGAAGCACTGGGTCCGCTGCTGGAGCGGATCGCCGCGCGGGCTCCGGACGGCGCCCCGTGCACCGCGCACATGGGTCCGGACGGGGCCGGCCACTTCGTGAAAATGGTGCACAACGGCATCGAGTACGCGGACATGCAGCTCATCGCGGAGGCGTACGACCTGCTGCGGAAGGTCGCGGGCCGGTCCCCCGCCGAGATCGCCGAGATCTTCCGGCGCTGGAACCAGGGGCGGCTGGAGTCCTACCTGATCGAGATCACCGCACAGGTGCTCACCCACACCGACGCGGAGACCGGCCGGCCGTTCCTCGACGTCGTCGCCGACCGCGCGGAGCAGAAGGGCACCGGCCGCTGGACCGTGCAGACCGCCCTCGACCTGGGGGTTCCGGTCCCCGGCATCGCTGAGGCCGTCTTCGCCCGCTCGGTCTCCGGGCACGCGGAGCTGCGCGCCGCCTCCCGCCGGCTGGCGGGACCCGCCGCGCGCCCCCTCGGCGCAGAGGAGGCGGCCGCGTTCACCGACCGCGTCGAACAGGCCCTGTACGCGTCGAAGCTCGTCTCCTACACCCAGGGCTTCCACGAGATCGCCGCCGGCAGCGAGAAGTACGGCTGGCACATCGACCTCGGAGAGGTCGCCGCGATCTGGCGCGGCGGCTGCATCATCAGGGCCGCCTTCCTCGACCGGATCACCAGGGCCTACGCCGCACAGCCCGGACTGCCCAGCCTGCTCACCGACAAGGGGTTCGCGACCGAGATCGGCGCCGCGCAGGACGACTGGCGGGCGGTCGTCGCCACAGCCGCCGCTCAGGGCGTCCCCGTCCCGGGCTTCGCCTCCGCCCTCGCCTACTACGACTCCCTGCGCGCCGAACGCCTTCCGGCCGCACTCACCCAAGGGCAGCGCGACTACTTCGGAGCGCACACCTACCGCCGCACCGACCGCGACGGCGTCTTCCACACCCTCTGGGGCGGCGACCGGACCGAAGTCGAGAGCTGACCCCGCACCCCCTCCGGTCCGGAGGACCCGGCGCCCCCGGCGACGGTGTCCGCCGCTCGACGTGCCGCATCAACCGCTTGCCCGCGGCCGGATGGGTGCGGAGTGCCGGGGGGATCCGCGCCACGCACC
It encodes the following:
- a CDS encoding bifunctional 3'-5' exonuclease/DNA polymerase, encoding MDDGTGGAEDGHRTRGTPDGRWALAPAGGTRVRVCPLDARGRAAGPVHTEESAAAAVRARPEVARWVWRATPQVQSELLAAGVRVTRCYDVETAEALLLAHEGFAGDPRSLPAAWARLHGRPVPPDRPPEHPESDVPPSLFETGPVPLPDGVDPLEALLEVYAAQLDRTARVPYPERMRLLLAGESAGTLVAGEMTQAGLPWSAEIHRELLEELLGERYAGNGLPRRLVELEEEISQAFGPGERVRPDLAAEVLQAFARAGVRLESTRAWELRKVDHPAVEPLLRYKKLYRLYTAHGWSWLRSWVRDGRFHAAYVPGGAASGRWTTNGGGALQIPKVVRRAVVADPGHLLVVADADQLEPRVLAAVSRDPGLMAVASSGQDLYSALSQRAFAGDRDRAKLAVLGAVYGQTSGDGLRNLAALRKRFPAAVSYVDEAARAGEEGRLVRTHLGRTSPPVGRGGDEDAGGTGPEAGAEASGPREGAPGSAAGAARARGRFTRNFVVQGSAADWAVLMLAALRRRLLPLAAELVFFQHDEVIVHCPAEEAPRVREAITAAAEEAGVAAFGPTPVRFAFTTAAVECYADAK
- the gndA gene encoding NADP-dependent phosphogluconate dehydrogenase gives rise to the protein MTASARIGVTGLAVMGRNLARNFARNGFTVALHNRTEARTTELMDEFGHEGDFVPAGSARECVAALRRPRCLVVMVKAGEPTDAVLEEFAELLEPGDILVDGGNAHFEDTRRREAALRERGIHFVGTGISGGEEGALLGPSIMPGGSDESWEALGPLLERIAARAPDGAPCTAHMGPDGAGHFVKMVHNGIEYADMQLIAEAYDLLRKVAGRSPAEIAEIFRRWNQGRLESYLIEITAQVLTHTDAETGRPFLDVVADRAEQKGTGRWTVQTALDLGVPVPGIAEAVFARSVSGHAELRAASRRLAGPAARPLGAEEAAAFTDRVEQALYASKLVSYTQGFHEIAAGSEKYGWHIDLGEVAAIWRGGCIIRAAFLDRITRAYAAQPGLPSLLTDKGFATEIGAAQDDWRAVVATAAAQGVPVPGFASALAYYDSLRAERLPAALTQGQRDYFGAHTYRRTDRDGVFHTLWGGDRTEVES